The Halorhodospira halophila region ACCGCATCCTGCGCGATGGCATCCTGTTGCTCGATGCCATCCCGGAACGACGGATCGCTTTCGAGGTCGATGCGCGGAATCGCTACTTCGACCTGCTGCCTTACCTGCAGGAATACCGACGGAGTTCTGCCGCGTGACCGATCACCCCCTGCTCGACAAGAAACTAGCTTTTATCGAGAGCCGGGTCCAGGAGCTTCGGGAACTCGCCCAGCCCGAGCTGGTCGGCCATGACCTTCGAGAGACGCGCTTTGTCGAGCACACGTTGCAGCTGGCCATCCAGGCAGCGCTAGACGCAGCCTCCCAGGTAGTCTCCGCGAAACGGCTGGGAGAACCGGAGACCAACCGCGCTCTCTTTGAGCACCTCGGCCGCTACGGCATCATCGAGCCCGACTTGGTCGAGCCCCTGGCGGCAATGGCTGGCTTCCGCAATGTGCTGGTTCACGGCTACCAAGAGGTCGATGCGCGGATCGTCCGGGATGTCGTGGAGAACCACCTGGATGACCTGCTGGCATTCGTCGAGGCGCTTCGAGGCCAGCTCCTCTGACCCCCCTCGCGGGCTCCTGGGCTTCCAACCAGGCCTGCATGTCTGCGGTACGCGGCTGCCGGGTCAGCGCCGCGACGCATGGACTCGGTGACCGGCGGTTGCCCCCTCGCCCCACCTGTGGTTCCATGAGCGCTCATAACCTGAACATCCCTCGCCGGACGGGCCTTTCTGAGGCGTCACCGTCCCGGTGGTAGCGTGCTCAAACGCCCTACCCCCGGCCCCCTACGCCCCTCACGGAAACGCCACCGCATGGATTCCGAAGAGCTCCGTCTGTCCGAGGCGAAGCCAGGGGGTCTCCAGCGAACGAGCAAGCGGTCAAGCCCATCCTGGGCATGCATGAACCTGTGCCGTACAATATCGTTGTCATTGCCATACACCCCGAGAGGGGGGGGGGATGCCCGCATGGAACAGGAAACCACCAAGGTGACGGTGCGCCTGCCCAAACAGGATGTGGAGTTCGCGAAGGCCTATGCCAAGGCCCACGGCATGAGCGTTACCGAGGTCATTGATCGCCATCTGCGTCGCCTTCGCGCGCTGGAGGGGCATGTGCCAAGTGCCGAGCTGGAGGCCATTACCGGCCTGATCCCCCCTGATGTGGATCCTGTGAAGGTTTATCACGACCACCTGCACCACAAACACCAATCGTGATCATGCTCGACCTGAACGTCCTGCTGGACGTTCTGCAAAAGCGAGAGCGACACTATCGCGTCTCGGCGGCTGTACTAGAACAGGTGCTGCGTGGTGATAAAGAGGGTGCAATCAGCGCACATGCGGCAACCACGGTGTACTACCTCGTTGCACGGTATGCGGATCGCACCTCGGCCGATCAGGCATTGAGCTGGCTGCTCCAGCATTTGCACGTATGCGCAGTGGGACGCGTCGAGCTCGAACGAGCTCAATCCCTCGGTTGGGCGGATTTCGAAGATGCTGTGGTAGCGGCCACTGCGGAGCGCGCGGGTTGCACCTCCGTTATTACGCGCAACGTCAAGGATTTCGCCGGATCCCCCGTAACCGTGCTGACACCGCAGGAATTCCTCCTGCGTTAAGGGCGGTTCTCCGGCCGGCTAAGGTCCTCCATCGCCGAGAGGGTCGACTCCAACAGGTCTGGACACGGTAGGTGAACGGTCATCCAGGGCGCAGCGAAGCGCCCGCGGTGTCGAGCTGGTGCTTACCACCGGCCGTCTCACCGTCGCCCGAGCCGCTCGACCCACAGTGGATGATAGAAACACCTGATGAGCCAGGAGACCCCCGACTACGACCAGGACTTCAAGAACCTCATCGTCGACTACCCCCGTGAGGCGATCGCCTTTTTCGCCAGCCAGGAGGCGGTACGCCTCGATGAATCCGTGCGCGTGCTCCCCATCCGTCAGGAACAGCTCAAGGAGCGGCTGCGTCACCACTACCGGGCCCTCGACACCCCACTGCAAATCGAATGGCCGAACGGCGAGCGCGAGGTGCTGGCCTTCGCCTTCGAGGAGGAGACCCAGACCGAACGCTTCGACATCCACCGGCTGATCCATTACTGCACGGACCTCTCGCAGATGCTCGGCACAACCCGGATCGTGCCGGTGGTCATCTTCCTCTCCGCACGCCCGGTGCCCACACGGCTGGAACTTGCCGGGGATCAGCACACGTACCTGAGCTTCCAGTACCTCTACTGGCAGGCCGGAGCCGAGCCGTACCGGCAGCATCGAGACAGCCCCAACATCGTCGCCCGCCTGTGCCTGCCGCTGATGCACTGGGAAGGCACCGACGAGAAGCTCGAGGCCCGCGCCAGCGCGCTGCAGGGGCTCGAGACCCTGGAGCCGGACCCGAAAAAGCGGCTTAAGTATGCGGATTTCGTCGATAACTACGCGCAGCTCGATGACAATGAGCAGGAACTGTTCAGGCAGCGCTACCCCGAGGAGGAAGCCATCATGACCGGGATCGTAAGCCGCTCAAGACAAGAGGGTCGGCAGGAAGGTCTGCAAGAGGGCCGGCAAGAGGGTCGGCAAGAGGGTCGACTAGAAGGCGAGGCCAAGATGCTCGCACGAATGCTGGAAAGGCGGTTCGGCCCGCTGAACGATCAGCAACTCGAACGTATCCGCTCGGCCGACGAGCAGACCCTGTGGGCTTGGTCCGACCGCGTCTTCCAGGCCGACAGCGTCGATGAGGTCTTGGACAGCCAGAGCTGAGGCTCGACCCATCGCGCTGAACGCACTCGGTGACCGGCGGTTGCCCCCTCGCTGCACCTGTGATTTCATGACCGCTCACAACCTGAACATCCCTCCCCGGACGGGCCTTCCTCAGGCGTCACCGTCCTGGCGGTAGCGTGCCCGAACGCCCCACCCCGGCTCCCTACGCCCCTCACGGGAACGCCAGCGCATGGATTCCGAAGAGCTCCACCTGCAGGTCCTGCGCCTGCTCGATCACAACCCCAACCTCAGCCAGCGCCAGATCGCCCGCGAGCTCGGCTTGTCCGTCGGCAAGACGAACTACGCCGTCCGCGCCGTGATCAGCCGTGGCTGGGTGAAGGCGCAGAACTTCTCCAGCGCGCCGGACAAGCGCCGCTACCTCTACCGGCTCACCCCCGCCGGGGTCAGCGAGAAGGCACAGCTGGCCTACCGCCACCTGCAGCGCAAGCGCGCCGAACACCAGCGCCTGATGGCGGAGATCGAGGCCCTACGCGCCGAGGTCGAGGAGGCCACGGGAGAGTCGGAGCCGGCGGAGCGTCCGGCGGGACCGCAGGGCTGAAATGCTCAACACTGCCAGTGACGGTGCTATAGTAGAGGGTGGTATTCACAAACGGCTTCACATTACCGGGCTAGGCACTCTATGAGCGAGCTTCACCGAATCACTTTCGATCCGGAACTATGCGGTGGGCGCCCATGCATTCGCGGCATGCGTGTGCGAGTGACGGATATCCTCGACCTCCTGGCAGCCGGGGCAAGCCGTGACGAAATCCTCAAGGACTACCCGTATCTGGAGATGGAGGACATTACCGCGGCTCTCCAATTTGCCGCGCGTCGCGCCGACCACCCCGTTATGCACGTCGCTTGACTTCCTCCTCGCCCTAAAGGACGAGGCTCCCCGCGCTTTCATGGGTAAATGAAATTCCTGGTTGATGCTCAACTCCCGCCGGCGCTAGCTCGCTGGCTTGCGTGCCAAGGCGTGTCGGCTGAGCACGTGTCTGATGTCGGTCTGCTGGCCGCCTCTGACGCGATGATTTGGGAGCACGCGGCTCAATCGGGTGCTGTCATCGTCACCAAAGATGAAGACTTTGCTCTTTGGCGTTCTGTGAGTGTCTCAAGACACCCAACTGTTGTATGGCTGCGAGTCGGAAATACACGCAAGGCAGAATTGCTTCAATGGTTCGAGCCGCTACTACCGCGGATAATGGCGGCTATTGAGCGAGGTGAGACGTTGATCGAAATTGACTGAGTTGCACGGGAATATTCGCCGAAATCTGCAATACCCCTTCTAAATCAACAAGTTAGGAAGATCGCGGGTTTGCAGCAATCGCCTCTTCGCTTGCAGTTTTCGTCTCACCTGCGGAATCCTGCAAGGGTCGATCGGAAGCCGCCCCGGGCTAAAGCGCACATCCCCCGCCGCGGAAGATTGCAAGCTCCGCTTGCAATCTTCCGCGGCTCACGCTGCCGGACAACCGGCCAAGCACGCAAGCCCCGCAGCTAAGAGCGACTGCCGGGCCGCCCGCCCCAGGCGCGGGCGAGGACATCCGAGTGAATCGGGCCGAGGCTGTGTCCGTAGTAGAGCAGCAGGGTGCCCGGGTCGCGGTGGCCGACCAGCTTGGCCAAGGCGAGCCACGCCTCGCCGCCGAGCCCTTCGGTGCTCGCCAGCGCCTCAGGCTGGCGCAGCGC contains the following coding sequences:
- the hepT gene encoding type VII toxin-antitoxin system HepT family RNase toxin — its product is MTDHPLLDKKLAFIESRVQELRELAQPELVGHDLRETRFVEHTLQLAIQAALDAASQVVSAKRLGEPETNRALFEHLGRYGIIEPDLVEPLAAMAGFRNVLVHGYQEVDARIVRDVVENHLDDLLAFVEALRGQLL
- a CDS encoding DUF6364 family protein; this encodes MEQETTKVTVRLPKQDVEFAKAYAKAHGMSVTEVIDRHLRRLRALEGHVPSAELEAITGLIPPDVDPVKVYHDHLHHKHQS
- a CDS encoding PIN domain-containing protein is translated as MIMLDLNVLLDVLQKRERHYRVSAAVLEQVLRGDKEGAISAHAATTVYYLVARYADRTSADQALSWLLQHLHVCAVGRVELERAQSLGWADFEDAVVAATAERAGCTSVITRNVKDFAGSPVTVLTPQEFLLR
- a CDS encoding DUF4351 domain-containing protein encodes the protein MSQETPDYDQDFKNLIVDYPREAIAFFASQEAVRLDESVRVLPIRQEQLKERLRHHYRALDTPLQIEWPNGEREVLAFAFEEETQTERFDIHRLIHYCTDLSQMLGTTRIVPVVIFLSARPVPTRLELAGDQHTYLSFQYLYWQAGAEPYRQHRDSPNIVARLCLPLMHWEGTDEKLEARASALQGLETLEPDPKKRLKYADFVDNYAQLDDNEQELFRQRYPEEEAIMTGIVSRSRQEGRQEGLQEGRQEGRQEGRLEGEAKMLARMLERRFGPLNDQQLERIRSADEQTLWAWSDRVFQADSVDEVLDSQS
- a CDS encoding MarR family EPS-associated transcriptional regulator; this encodes MDSEELHLQVLRLLDHNPNLSQRQIARELGLSVGKTNYAVRAVISRGWVKAQNFSSAPDKRRYLYRLTPAGVSEKAQLAYRHLQRKRAEHQRLMAEIEALRAEVEEATGESEPAERPAGPQG
- a CDS encoding DUF433 domain-containing protein, which gives rise to MSELHRITFDPELCGGRPCIRGMRVRVTDILDLLAAGASRDEILKDYPYLEMEDITAALQFAARRADHPVMHVA
- a CDS encoding DUF5615 family PIN-like protein; the encoded protein is MKFLVDAQLPPALARWLACQGVSAEHVSDVGLLAASDAMIWEHAAQSGAVIVTKDEDFALWRSVSVSRHPTVVWLRVGNTRKAELLQWFEPLLPRIMAAIERGETLIEID